A genomic window from Parvularcula sp. LCG005 includes:
- a CDS encoding DnaJ C-terminal domain-containing protein encodes MAQDPYSVLGVGRQTSAEDIRKAYRKLAKQYHPDRNPGDKAAEDRFKQISAAFDIVGDEDKRARFDRGELDADGNERSPFAGGAGAGGARWQQRGPGPGTGPGGFEDLSDIFGDFFGQRASGARRGPIPQKGSDIRYRLSVDFLDAARGATKRVALPPDGREINVGIPEGLRDGQTLRLRGKGSPGINGGAAGDVLVEVTVKPHSVFQLKGDDLTVDVPITLKEAILGAKIEIPTLKGPVAIRVPPNTSSSVSFRLRGKGLKDPKTGIYGDLFARTKIVLPDQPDNELEAFAKSWSPSETDPRAKLKQAA; translated from the coding sequence TTGGCTCAAGATCCCTATTCAGTGCTCGGTGTTGGTCGGCAGACCTCGGCGGAAGACATCCGCAAGGCCTATCGCAAGCTGGCGAAACAGTACCATCCCGACCGCAATCCCGGCGACAAGGCCGCAGAAGATCGCTTCAAGCAGATCTCTGCCGCCTTCGACATTGTCGGGGATGAGGACAAACGGGCCCGGTTTGATCGCGGCGAACTGGATGCTGACGGCAATGAGCGCTCGCCATTCGCGGGCGGTGCCGGCGCGGGCGGCGCACGCTGGCAGCAGCGTGGTCCAGGTCCCGGTACAGGGCCAGGCGGCTTTGAAGACCTGTCAGATATTTTCGGCGATTTCTTTGGCCAACGCGCTTCGGGGGCACGGCGCGGTCCTATCCCCCAGAAGGGCAGCGATATCCGCTATCGCCTGTCGGTCGATTTCCTTGATGCGGCACGGGGCGCCACCAAGCGCGTGGCGCTGCCGCCTGATGGGCGGGAGATCAATGTGGGCATCCCCGAAGGCTTGCGTGACGGCCAGACCCTGCGCCTGCGCGGCAAGGGCTCCCCAGGCATCAATGGCGGCGCAGCTGGCGATGTGCTGGTCGAAGTGACTGTAAAACCGCATTCAGTGTTCCAGCTGAAAGGCGACGACCTGACGGTTGATGTGCCGATCACGCTGAAAGAAGCCATTCTTGGCGCCAAGATTGAAATCCCGACCCTCAAAGGCCCCGTTGCCATTCGCGTGCCGCCGAACACCAGTTCGAGCGTCTCTTTCCGGCTGCGCGGCAAGGGGCTCAAAGACCCGAAAACCGGCATTTACGGTGACCTTTTCGCGCGCACCAAGATTGTCCTGCCGGATCAGCCGGACAACGAGCTCGAAGCCTTCGCCAAATCCTGGTCACCGTCTGAAACGGACCCTCGGGCAAAGCTCAAACAGGCGGCCTGA